Proteins co-encoded in one Papaver somniferum cultivar HN1 chromosome 5, ASM357369v1, whole genome shotgun sequence genomic window:
- the LOC113283602 gene encoding GPI ethanolamine phosphate transferase 2-like isoform X1 → MSSSSSLTCGRLATWTIIAVLLQILGLLLFVLGFFPVKPALSGVSGMESYRDPMSSSREDQEQIKHLSQNQLRSLYKDMSKISPTFDRLILMVVDGLPAEFVLGRGDQPPTKAMMEAMPYTQSLLSHGKAIGYHAKAAPPTVTMPRLKAMVSGAIGGFLDVAFNFNSQAFRDDNLLGQLYSIGWKMVMLGDETWIKLFPGLFTRHDGVSSFYVKDTVEVDHNVSRHLGAELTATDWDLLILHYLGLDHVGHIGGRSSTLMIPKLKEMDEVIKKIHMSSDLPQDSSNGRTLLMVVSDHGMTENGNHGGSSYEETDSLALFIGIGSKLPDYALATRKTASQVDIAPTLALLFGVPIPKNNIGVLMSEAFDSLADDQKLRALKLNSWQLLRLLQAQLPALSCSSYPCDNYDGAQCSGINACKVSIEQKFCCLFSKATTLHSSWTSQKHRTSRSNNSEDARSIFAAYNEFLRTSSEWLSRRATDKPPELLAPGIASMAVSCAMFLFILFCLCKEVYLKENQGLLDCSYKWHLDEVYALVVVVIFVFSMGSSSMVEEEQYIWHFLTSTLYLIFLRKSFQLPSPGAVPNMGNVIKRLKSSNHCPIYSIIFVLICGRILRGWHQGGVNWVHLPDISKWLEQTDPPTIQSFQIVSLLFIIGMSSFNLYLLEPKRRIVLVIQVSLFLSGFLLVMHIMEFQGTVFGQSNYSSTLIAQSIYATIIMTVIVTVLQAPWVTPVSVRDHQVNNESLLVNSASKDMEIRSLLPAVKYSLHLIGLTYTVCWCLLQLLLQQPVNAMPVLLLFFQILGSMFYFSNNETHSKHWVEVAALYFLGMAGHFGLGNSNTLATIDVAGAFIGISSHSTLLSGVLMFIITMASPMLFLLSLVFYISTKDASYLLLSKNGDLGHLLQMMIGFPCLVPLALNSVMLTAFTVVLFAMRNHLFVWSVFSPKYLYVLAMAVCVYVGVFIVAVAGIYTCSVFFLRERMLRPKSITKLKS, encoded by the exons atgtcatcatcatcatctctaaCTTGCGGTAGACTGGCGACATGGACTATAATTGCAGTTCTGCTGCAAATTCTAGGTCTTTTACTCTTTGTTTTAGGGTTCTTCCCTGTCAAACCAGCTCTCTCTGGCGTTAG TGGTATGGAGAGTTATAGGGATCCAATGTCAAGTTCCAGAGAAGATCAAGAGCAGATAAAACATCTGTCTCAAAATCAATTGAGATCTTTATACAAG GATATGTCGAAGATTTCGCCTACATTTGATCGATTAATACTAATG GTTGTTGATGGTCTTCCAGCAGAGTTTGTTCTGGGAAGGGGCGATCAACCTCCAACTAAAGCTATGATGGAAGCTATGCCATATACTCAGTCATTATTATCTCATGGAAAAGCAATTGGGTACCACGCGAAAGCAGCTCCTCCAACAGTTACAATGCCTCGCTTAAAG GCAATGGTTTCAGGAGCAATTGGGGGATTTCTTGATGTGGCGTTCAATTTTAATTCACAAGCTTTTCGAGATGACAATTTGCTTG GTCAGTTATACAGCATTGGCTGGAAAATGGTGATGCTTGGGGATGAAACATGGATTAAGTTGTTTCCTGGATTATTTACAAGGCATGATGGAGTTAGCAGTTTTTAT GTCAAAGATACTGTTGAAGTGGATCACAATGTTTCTCGACATTTGGGAGCTGAACTTACAGCTACAGATTGGGATCTTTTG ATTCTTCACTATCTAGGCTTGGATCATGTTGGCCATATTGGTGGGCGTAGTAG TACCCTGATGATCCCGAAACTGAAAGAGATGGATGAAGTTATTAAGAAAATTCACATGAGCTCAGACCTACCTCAAGACTCTTCTAATGGGCGGACACTTTTG ATGGTAGTCAGTGACCATGGCATGACTGAAAATGGGAACCATGGTGGATCTTCATATGAGGAAACAGATTCTTTAGCTCTCTTTATTGGTATAGGATCTAAGCTACCAGATTATGCATTGGCAACCCGAAAAACAGCTTCTCAG GTAGACATAGCACCAACATTGGCTCTTCTTTTTGGTGTACCAATTCCAAAAAATAACATTGGTGTTCTGATGTCAGAAGCCTTTGACTCACTAGCAG ATGACCAAAAACTGCGAGCTTTGAAATTAAATTCATGGCAGTTACTTCGACTACTGCAAGCACAGTTACCGGCTTTATCTTGTAGTAGTTATCCATGTGACAACTATGATGGGGCACAATGTTCAGGAATAAATGCATGCAAAGTTAGTATTGAGCAGAAGTTTTGCTGTTTATTCTCAAAAGCCACAACTCTCCACAGTTCATGGACATCTCAAAAACACAGAACTTCTAG GTCTAATAATAGTGAGGATGCTAGGAGCATATTTGCAGCATATAATGAATTTCTAAGAACTTCAAGTGAGTGGCTATCACGGAGAGCCACTGAT AAACCTCCTGAACTGCTTGCTCCTGGAATTGCCTCAATGGCTGTATCTTGTGCAATGTTCTTGTTTATTCTATTCTGTTTGTGCAAGGAAGTGTACCTTAAAGAGAACCAAGGGCTTCTTGACTGCAGTTACAAGTGGCATTTGGATGAGGTTTACGCTTTGGTTGTGGTTGTGATCTTTGTTTTTAGTATGGGATCAAGTTCTATGGTAGAGGAAGAGCAATACATATGGCACTTTTTGACATCCACATTGTATTTGATATTTCTCCGTAAAAGTTTTCAGTTGCCATCTCCAGGAGCAGTACCAAACATGGGCAATGTGATCAAAAGACTAAAGAGCAGCAACCATTGCCCAATATATTCCATTATCTTCGTGCTTATTTGTGGGAGGATATTGAGAGGCTGGCATCAAGGTGGTGTTAATTGGGTTCATCTGCCTGACATATCAAAATGGCTTGAACAGACTGATCCTCCTACAATACAATCCTTCCAAATTGTCTCACTTCTCTTTATCATCGGTATGAGCTCCTTCAATCTTTATCTACTAGAACCAAAGAGAAGAATTGTTCTGGTTATTCAGGTCAGCTTGTTCTTGTCCGGATTCCTTTTAGTAATGCACATCATGGAATTTCAGGGCACTGTATTTGGACAATCCAACTATAGTTCCACTTTAATAGCTCAAAGTATTTATGCAACTATTATCATGACGGTAATTGTGACTGTTTTACAAGCACCATGGGTTACACCTGTTTCAGTTCGTGACCACCAAGTAAACAACGAATCCCTTTTGGTAAATTCTGCTTCCAAAGATATGGAAATCAGATCTCTTCTACCTGCTGTAAAATATTCTTTGCACTTGATTGGATTGACATACACAGTATGTTGGTGCCTTCTACAACTCTTACTTCAGCAACCAGTTAATGCAATGCCTGTCTTGTTGCTTTTCTTTCAAATTCTGGGGAGCATGTTCTACTTTTCCAACAATGAGACGCATAGCAAACATTGGGTCGAG GTTGCAGCATTGTACTTTCTGGGAATGGCTGGCCATTTTGGCCTTGGGAACAGCAACACTCTTGCCACTATTGATGTTGCAGGAGCTTTTATA GGAATCTCGAGTCACTCAACATTACTTTCTGGAGTTCTGATGTTCATTATTACCATGGCATCTCCAATGTTATTCCTTCTCAGCCTGGTGTTTTACATATCAACCAAGGATGCTAGCTATTTGCTGCTCTCCAAGAATGGAGACTTGGGACATCTTCTTCAAATGATGATTGGCTTTCCTTGCCTTGTTCCGTTGGCCTTAAATTCAGTTATGCTGACTGCATTCACCGTCGTCTTGTTCGCAATGAGAAACCATCTATTCGTTTGGAGTGTATTTTCCCCGAA GTACTTGTATGTCCTGGCTATGGCAGTTTGCGTATATGTTGGAGTGTTTATAGTAGCTGTTGCTGGTATTTACACGTGTTCGGTATTCTTCTTAAGGGAAAGAATGCTTCGGCCTAAATCCATTACCAAGTTAAAGAGCTGA
- the LOC113283602 gene encoding GPI ethanolamine phosphate transferase 2-like isoform X5 translates to MVMLGDETWIKLFPGLFTRHDGVSSFYVKDTVEVDHNVSRHLGAELTATDWDLLILHYLGLDHVGHIGGRSSTLMIPKLKEMDEVIKKIHMSSDLPQDSSNGRTLLMVVSDHGMTENGNHGGSSYEETDSLALFIGIGSKLPDYALATRKTASQVDIAPTLALLFGVPIPKNNIGVLMSEAFDSLADDQKLRALKLNSWQLLRLLQAQLPALSCSSYPCDNYDGAQCSGINACKVSIEQKFCCLFSKATTLHSSWTSQKHRTSRSNNSEDARSIFAAYNEFLRTSSEWLSRRATDKPPELLAPGIASMAVSCAMFLFILFCLCKEVYLKENQGLLDCSYKWHLDEVYALVVVVIFVFSMGSSSMVEEEQYIWHFLTSTLYLIFLRKSFQLPSPGAVPNMGNVIKRLKSSNHCPIYSIIFVLICGRILRGWHQGGVNWVHLPDISKWLEQTDPPTIQSFQIVSLLFIIGMSSFNLYLLEPKRRIVLVIQVSLFLSGFLLVMHIMEFQGTVFGQSNYSSTLIAQSIYATIIMTVIVTVLQAPWVTPVSVRDHQVNNESLLVNSASKDMEIRSLLPAVKYSLHLIGLTYTVCWCLLQLLLQQPVNAMPVLLLFFQILGSMFYFSNNETHSKHWVEVAALYFLGMAGHFGLGNSNTLATIDVAGAFIGISSHSTLLSGVLMFIITMASPMLFLLSLVFYISTKDASYLLLSKNGDLGHLLQMMIGFPCLVPLALNSVMLTAFTVVLFAMRNHLFVWSVFSPKYLYVLAMAVCVYVGVFIVAVAGIYTCSVFFLRERMLRPKSITKLKS, encoded by the exons ATGGTGATGCTTGGGGATGAAACATGGATTAAGTTGTTTCCTGGATTATTTACAAGGCATGATGGAGTTAGCAGTTTTTAT GTCAAAGATACTGTTGAAGTGGATCACAATGTTTCTCGACATTTGGGAGCTGAACTTACAGCTACAGATTGGGATCTTTTG ATTCTTCACTATCTAGGCTTGGATCATGTTGGCCATATTGGTGGGCGTAGTAG TACCCTGATGATCCCGAAACTGAAAGAGATGGATGAAGTTATTAAGAAAATTCACATGAGCTCAGACCTACCTCAAGACTCTTCTAATGGGCGGACACTTTTG ATGGTAGTCAGTGACCATGGCATGACTGAAAATGGGAACCATGGTGGATCTTCATATGAGGAAACAGATTCTTTAGCTCTCTTTATTGGTATAGGATCTAAGCTACCAGATTATGCATTGGCAACCCGAAAAACAGCTTCTCAG GTAGACATAGCACCAACATTGGCTCTTCTTTTTGGTGTACCAATTCCAAAAAATAACATTGGTGTTCTGATGTCAGAAGCCTTTGACTCACTAGCAG ATGACCAAAAACTGCGAGCTTTGAAATTAAATTCATGGCAGTTACTTCGACTACTGCAAGCACAGTTACCGGCTTTATCTTGTAGTAGTTATCCATGTGACAACTATGATGGGGCACAATGTTCAGGAATAAATGCATGCAAAGTTAGTATTGAGCAGAAGTTTTGCTGTTTATTCTCAAAAGCCACAACTCTCCACAGTTCATGGACATCTCAAAAACACAGAACTTCTAG GTCTAATAATAGTGAGGATGCTAGGAGCATATTTGCAGCATATAATGAATTTCTAAGAACTTCAAGTGAGTGGCTATCACGGAGAGCCACTGAT AAACCTCCTGAACTGCTTGCTCCTGGAATTGCCTCAATGGCTGTATCTTGTGCAATGTTCTTGTTTATTCTATTCTGTTTGTGCAAGGAAGTGTACCTTAAAGAGAACCAAGGGCTTCTTGACTGCAGTTACAAGTGGCATTTGGATGAGGTTTACGCTTTGGTTGTGGTTGTGATCTTTGTTTTTAGTATGGGATCAAGTTCTATGGTAGAGGAAGAGCAATACATATGGCACTTTTTGACATCCACATTGTATTTGATATTTCTCCGTAAAAGTTTTCAGTTGCCATCTCCAGGAGCAGTACCAAACATGGGCAATGTGATCAAAAGACTAAAGAGCAGCAACCATTGCCCAATATATTCCATTATCTTCGTGCTTATTTGTGGGAGGATATTGAGAGGCTGGCATCAAGGTGGTGTTAATTGGGTTCATCTGCCTGACATATCAAAATGGCTTGAACAGACTGATCCTCCTACAATACAATCCTTCCAAATTGTCTCACTTCTCTTTATCATCGGTATGAGCTCCTTCAATCTTTATCTACTAGAACCAAAGAGAAGAATTGTTCTGGTTATTCAGGTCAGCTTGTTCTTGTCCGGATTCCTTTTAGTAATGCACATCATGGAATTTCAGGGCACTGTATTTGGACAATCCAACTATAGTTCCACTTTAATAGCTCAAAGTATTTATGCAACTATTATCATGACGGTAATTGTGACTGTTTTACAAGCACCATGGGTTACACCTGTTTCAGTTCGTGACCACCAAGTAAACAACGAATCCCTTTTGGTAAATTCTGCTTCCAAAGATATGGAAATCAGATCTCTTCTACCTGCTGTAAAATATTCTTTGCACTTGATTGGATTGACATACACAGTATGTTGGTGCCTTCTACAACTCTTACTTCAGCAACCAGTTAATGCAATGCCTGTCTTGTTGCTTTTCTTTCAAATTCTGGGGAGCATGTTCTACTTTTCCAACAATGAGACGCATAGCAAACATTGGGTCGAG GTTGCAGCATTGTACTTTCTGGGAATGGCTGGCCATTTTGGCCTTGGGAACAGCAACACTCTTGCCACTATTGATGTTGCAGGAGCTTTTATA GGAATCTCGAGTCACTCAACATTACTTTCTGGAGTTCTGATGTTCATTATTACCATGGCATCTCCAATGTTATTCCTTCTCAGCCTGGTGTTTTACATATCAACCAAGGATGCTAGCTATTTGCTGCTCTCCAAGAATGGAGACTTGGGACATCTTCTTCAAATGATGATTGGCTTTCCTTGCCTTGTTCCGTTGGCCTTAAATTCAGTTATGCTGACTGCATTCACCGTCGTCTTGTTCGCAATGAGAAACCATCTATTCGTTTGGAGTGTATTTTCCCCGAA GTACTTGTATGTCCTGGCTATGGCAGTTTGCGTATATGTTGGAGTGTTTATAGTAGCTGTTGCTGGTATTTACACGTGTTCGGTATTCTTCTTAAGGGAAAGAATGCTTCGGCCTAAATCCATTACCAAGTTAAAGAGCTGA
- the LOC113283602 gene encoding GPI ethanolamine phosphate transferase 2-like isoform X3: protein MMEAMPYTQSLLSHGKAIGYHAKAAPPTVTMPRLKAMVSGAIGGFLDVAFNFNSQAFRDDNLLGQLYSIGWKMVMLGDETWIKLFPGLFTRHDGVSSFYVKDTVEVDHNVSRHLGAELTATDWDLLILHYLGLDHVGHIGGRSSTLMIPKLKEMDEVIKKIHMSSDLPQDSSNGRTLLMVVSDHGMTENGNHGGSSYEETDSLALFIGIGSKLPDYALATRKTASQVDIAPTLALLFGVPIPKNNIGVLMSEAFDSLADDQKLRALKLNSWQLLRLLQAQLPALSCSSYPCDNYDGAQCSGINACKVSIEQKFCCLFSKATTLHSSWTSQKHRTSRSNNSEDARSIFAAYNEFLRTSSEWLSRRATDKPPELLAPGIASMAVSCAMFLFILFCLCKEVYLKENQGLLDCSYKWHLDEVYALVVVVIFVFSMGSSSMVEEEQYIWHFLTSTLYLIFLRKSFQLPSPGAVPNMGNVIKRLKSSNHCPIYSIIFVLICGRILRGWHQGGVNWVHLPDISKWLEQTDPPTIQSFQIVSLLFIIGMSSFNLYLLEPKRRIVLVIQVSLFLSGFLLVMHIMEFQGTVFGQSNYSSTLIAQSIYATIIMTVIVTVLQAPWVTPVSVRDHQVNNESLLVNSASKDMEIRSLLPAVKYSLHLIGLTYTVCWCLLQLLLQQPVNAMPVLLLFFQILGSMFYFSNNETHSKHWVEVAALYFLGMAGHFGLGNSNTLATIDVAGAFIGISSHSTLLSGVLMFIITMASPMLFLLSLVFYISTKDASYLLLSKNGDLGHLLQMMIGFPCLVPLALNSVMLTAFTVVLFAMRNHLFVWSVFSPKYLYVLAMAVCVYVGVFIVAVAGIYTCSVFFLRERMLRPKSITKLKS from the exons ATGATGGAAGCTATGCCATATACTCAGTCATTATTATCTCATGGAAAAGCAATTGGGTACCACGCGAAAGCAGCTCCTCCAACAGTTACAATGCCTCGCTTAAAG GCAATGGTTTCAGGAGCAATTGGGGGATTTCTTGATGTGGCGTTCAATTTTAATTCACAAGCTTTTCGAGATGACAATTTGCTTG GTCAGTTATACAGCATTGGCTGGAAAATGGTGATGCTTGGGGATGAAACATGGATTAAGTTGTTTCCTGGATTATTTACAAGGCATGATGGAGTTAGCAGTTTTTAT GTCAAAGATACTGTTGAAGTGGATCACAATGTTTCTCGACATTTGGGAGCTGAACTTACAGCTACAGATTGGGATCTTTTG ATTCTTCACTATCTAGGCTTGGATCATGTTGGCCATATTGGTGGGCGTAGTAG TACCCTGATGATCCCGAAACTGAAAGAGATGGATGAAGTTATTAAGAAAATTCACATGAGCTCAGACCTACCTCAAGACTCTTCTAATGGGCGGACACTTTTG ATGGTAGTCAGTGACCATGGCATGACTGAAAATGGGAACCATGGTGGATCTTCATATGAGGAAACAGATTCTTTAGCTCTCTTTATTGGTATAGGATCTAAGCTACCAGATTATGCATTGGCAACCCGAAAAACAGCTTCTCAG GTAGACATAGCACCAACATTGGCTCTTCTTTTTGGTGTACCAATTCCAAAAAATAACATTGGTGTTCTGATGTCAGAAGCCTTTGACTCACTAGCAG ATGACCAAAAACTGCGAGCTTTGAAATTAAATTCATGGCAGTTACTTCGACTACTGCAAGCACAGTTACCGGCTTTATCTTGTAGTAGTTATCCATGTGACAACTATGATGGGGCACAATGTTCAGGAATAAATGCATGCAAAGTTAGTATTGAGCAGAAGTTTTGCTGTTTATTCTCAAAAGCCACAACTCTCCACAGTTCATGGACATCTCAAAAACACAGAACTTCTAG GTCTAATAATAGTGAGGATGCTAGGAGCATATTTGCAGCATATAATGAATTTCTAAGAACTTCAAGTGAGTGGCTATCACGGAGAGCCACTGAT AAACCTCCTGAACTGCTTGCTCCTGGAATTGCCTCAATGGCTGTATCTTGTGCAATGTTCTTGTTTATTCTATTCTGTTTGTGCAAGGAAGTGTACCTTAAAGAGAACCAAGGGCTTCTTGACTGCAGTTACAAGTGGCATTTGGATGAGGTTTACGCTTTGGTTGTGGTTGTGATCTTTGTTTTTAGTATGGGATCAAGTTCTATGGTAGAGGAAGAGCAATACATATGGCACTTTTTGACATCCACATTGTATTTGATATTTCTCCGTAAAAGTTTTCAGTTGCCATCTCCAGGAGCAGTACCAAACATGGGCAATGTGATCAAAAGACTAAAGAGCAGCAACCATTGCCCAATATATTCCATTATCTTCGTGCTTATTTGTGGGAGGATATTGAGAGGCTGGCATCAAGGTGGTGTTAATTGGGTTCATCTGCCTGACATATCAAAATGGCTTGAACAGACTGATCCTCCTACAATACAATCCTTCCAAATTGTCTCACTTCTCTTTATCATCGGTATGAGCTCCTTCAATCTTTATCTACTAGAACCAAAGAGAAGAATTGTTCTGGTTATTCAGGTCAGCTTGTTCTTGTCCGGATTCCTTTTAGTAATGCACATCATGGAATTTCAGGGCACTGTATTTGGACAATCCAACTATAGTTCCACTTTAATAGCTCAAAGTATTTATGCAACTATTATCATGACGGTAATTGTGACTGTTTTACAAGCACCATGGGTTACACCTGTTTCAGTTCGTGACCACCAAGTAAACAACGAATCCCTTTTGGTAAATTCTGCTTCCAAAGATATGGAAATCAGATCTCTTCTACCTGCTGTAAAATATTCTTTGCACTTGATTGGATTGACATACACAGTATGTTGGTGCCTTCTACAACTCTTACTTCAGCAACCAGTTAATGCAATGCCTGTCTTGTTGCTTTTCTTTCAAATTCTGGGGAGCATGTTCTACTTTTCCAACAATGAGACGCATAGCAAACATTGGGTCGAG GTTGCAGCATTGTACTTTCTGGGAATGGCTGGCCATTTTGGCCTTGGGAACAGCAACACTCTTGCCACTATTGATGTTGCAGGAGCTTTTATA GGAATCTCGAGTCACTCAACATTACTTTCTGGAGTTCTGATGTTCATTATTACCATGGCATCTCCAATGTTATTCCTTCTCAGCCTGGTGTTTTACATATCAACCAAGGATGCTAGCTATTTGCTGCTCTCCAAGAATGGAGACTTGGGACATCTTCTTCAAATGATGATTGGCTTTCCTTGCCTTGTTCCGTTGGCCTTAAATTCAGTTATGCTGACTGCATTCACCGTCGTCTTGTTCGCAATGAGAAACCATCTATTCGTTTGGAGTGTATTTTCCCCGAA GTACTTGTATGTCCTGGCTATGGCAGTTTGCGTATATGTTGGAGTGTTTATAGTAGCTGTTGCTGGTATTTACACGTGTTCGGTATTCTTCTTAAGGGAAAGAATGCTTCGGCCTAAATCCATTACCAAGTTAAAGAGCTGA
- the LOC113283602 gene encoding GPI ethanolamine phosphate transferase 2-like isoform X2 yields the protein MSKISPTFDRLILMVVDGLPAEFVLGRGDQPPTKAMMEAMPYTQSLLSHGKAIGYHAKAAPPTVTMPRLKAMVSGAIGGFLDVAFNFNSQAFRDDNLLGQLYSIGWKMVMLGDETWIKLFPGLFTRHDGVSSFYVKDTVEVDHNVSRHLGAELTATDWDLLILHYLGLDHVGHIGGRSSTLMIPKLKEMDEVIKKIHMSSDLPQDSSNGRTLLMVVSDHGMTENGNHGGSSYEETDSLALFIGIGSKLPDYALATRKTASQVDIAPTLALLFGVPIPKNNIGVLMSEAFDSLADDQKLRALKLNSWQLLRLLQAQLPALSCSSYPCDNYDGAQCSGINACKVSIEQKFCCLFSKATTLHSSWTSQKHRTSRSNNSEDARSIFAAYNEFLRTSSEWLSRRATDKPPELLAPGIASMAVSCAMFLFILFCLCKEVYLKENQGLLDCSYKWHLDEVYALVVVVIFVFSMGSSSMVEEEQYIWHFLTSTLYLIFLRKSFQLPSPGAVPNMGNVIKRLKSSNHCPIYSIIFVLICGRILRGWHQGGVNWVHLPDISKWLEQTDPPTIQSFQIVSLLFIIGMSSFNLYLLEPKRRIVLVIQVSLFLSGFLLVMHIMEFQGTVFGQSNYSSTLIAQSIYATIIMTVIVTVLQAPWVTPVSVRDHQVNNESLLVNSASKDMEIRSLLPAVKYSLHLIGLTYTVCWCLLQLLLQQPVNAMPVLLLFFQILGSMFYFSNNETHSKHWVEVAALYFLGMAGHFGLGNSNTLATIDVAGAFIGISSHSTLLSGVLMFIITMASPMLFLLSLVFYISTKDASYLLLSKNGDLGHLLQMMIGFPCLVPLALNSVMLTAFTVVLFAMRNHLFVWSVFSPKYLYVLAMAVCVYVGVFIVAVAGIYTCSVFFLRERMLRPKSITKLKS from the exons ATGTCGAAGATTTCGCCTACATTTGATCGATTAATACTAATG GTTGTTGATGGTCTTCCAGCAGAGTTTGTTCTGGGAAGGGGCGATCAACCTCCAACTAAAGCTATGATGGAAGCTATGCCATATACTCAGTCATTATTATCTCATGGAAAAGCAATTGGGTACCACGCGAAAGCAGCTCCTCCAACAGTTACAATGCCTCGCTTAAAG GCAATGGTTTCAGGAGCAATTGGGGGATTTCTTGATGTGGCGTTCAATTTTAATTCACAAGCTTTTCGAGATGACAATTTGCTTG GTCAGTTATACAGCATTGGCTGGAAAATGGTGATGCTTGGGGATGAAACATGGATTAAGTTGTTTCCTGGATTATTTACAAGGCATGATGGAGTTAGCAGTTTTTAT GTCAAAGATACTGTTGAAGTGGATCACAATGTTTCTCGACATTTGGGAGCTGAACTTACAGCTACAGATTGGGATCTTTTG ATTCTTCACTATCTAGGCTTGGATCATGTTGGCCATATTGGTGGGCGTAGTAG TACCCTGATGATCCCGAAACTGAAAGAGATGGATGAAGTTATTAAGAAAATTCACATGAGCTCAGACCTACCTCAAGACTCTTCTAATGGGCGGACACTTTTG ATGGTAGTCAGTGACCATGGCATGACTGAAAATGGGAACCATGGTGGATCTTCATATGAGGAAACAGATTCTTTAGCTCTCTTTATTGGTATAGGATCTAAGCTACCAGATTATGCATTGGCAACCCGAAAAACAGCTTCTCAG GTAGACATAGCACCAACATTGGCTCTTCTTTTTGGTGTACCAATTCCAAAAAATAACATTGGTGTTCTGATGTCAGAAGCCTTTGACTCACTAGCAG ATGACCAAAAACTGCGAGCTTTGAAATTAAATTCATGGCAGTTACTTCGACTACTGCAAGCACAGTTACCGGCTTTATCTTGTAGTAGTTATCCATGTGACAACTATGATGGGGCACAATGTTCAGGAATAAATGCATGCAAAGTTAGTATTGAGCAGAAGTTTTGCTGTTTATTCTCAAAAGCCACAACTCTCCACAGTTCATGGACATCTCAAAAACACAGAACTTCTAG GTCTAATAATAGTGAGGATGCTAGGAGCATATTTGCAGCATATAATGAATTTCTAAGAACTTCAAGTGAGTGGCTATCACGGAGAGCCACTGAT AAACCTCCTGAACTGCTTGCTCCTGGAATTGCCTCAATGGCTGTATCTTGTGCAATGTTCTTGTTTATTCTATTCTGTTTGTGCAAGGAAGTGTACCTTAAAGAGAACCAAGGGCTTCTTGACTGCAGTTACAAGTGGCATTTGGATGAGGTTTACGCTTTGGTTGTGGTTGTGATCTTTGTTTTTAGTATGGGATCAAGTTCTATGGTAGAGGAAGAGCAATACATATGGCACTTTTTGACATCCACATTGTATTTGATATTTCTCCGTAAAAGTTTTCAGTTGCCATCTCCAGGAGCAGTACCAAACATGGGCAATGTGATCAAAAGACTAAAGAGCAGCAACCATTGCCCAATATATTCCATTATCTTCGTGCTTATTTGTGGGAGGATATTGAGAGGCTGGCATCAAGGTGGTGTTAATTGGGTTCATCTGCCTGACATATCAAAATGGCTTGAACAGACTGATCCTCCTACAATACAATCCTTCCAAATTGTCTCACTTCTCTTTATCATCGGTATGAGCTCCTTCAATCTTTATCTACTAGAACCAAAGAGAAGAATTGTTCTGGTTATTCAGGTCAGCTTGTTCTTGTCCGGATTCCTTTTAGTAATGCACATCATGGAATTTCAGGGCACTGTATTTGGACAATCCAACTATAGTTCCACTTTAATAGCTCAAAGTATTTATGCAACTATTATCATGACGGTAATTGTGACTGTTTTACAAGCACCATGGGTTACACCTGTTTCAGTTCGTGACCACCAAGTAAACAACGAATCCCTTTTGGTAAATTCTGCTTCCAAAGATATGGAAATCAGATCTCTTCTACCTGCTGTAAAATATTCTTTGCACTTGATTGGATTGACATACACAGTATGTTGGTGCCTTCTACAACTCTTACTTCAGCAACCAGTTAATGCAATGCCTGTCTTGTTGCTTTTCTTTCAAATTCTGGGGAGCATGTTCTACTTTTCCAACAATGAGACGCATAGCAAACATTGGGTCGAG GTTGCAGCATTGTACTTTCTGGGAATGGCTGGCCATTTTGGCCTTGGGAACAGCAACACTCTTGCCACTATTGATGTTGCAGGAGCTTTTATA GGAATCTCGAGTCACTCAACATTACTTTCTGGAGTTCTGATGTTCATTATTACCATGGCATCTCCAATGTTATTCCTTCTCAGCCTGGTGTTTTACATATCAACCAAGGATGCTAGCTATTTGCTGCTCTCCAAGAATGGAGACTTGGGACATCTTCTTCAAATGATGATTGGCTTTCCTTGCCTTGTTCCGTTGGCCTTAAATTCAGTTATGCTGACTGCATTCACCGTCGTCTTGTTCGCAATGAGAAACCATCTATTCGTTTGGAGTGTATTTTCCCCGAA GTACTTGTATGTCCTGGCTATGGCAGTTTGCGTATATGTTGGAGTGTTTATAGTAGCTGTTGCTGGTATTTACACGTGTTCGGTATTCTTCTTAAGGGAAAGAATGCTTCGGCCTAAATCCATTACCAAGTTAAAGAGCTGA